One segment of Nothobranchius furzeri strain GRZ-AD chromosome 13, NfurGRZ-RIMD1, whole genome shotgun sequence DNA contains the following:
- the LOC139062528 gene encoding uncharacterized protein — protein sequence MPGKESKRKADAAKRSNRPAPPIRIGIPTHINDDVNFSGTGFRHRVRRWPTSVISNKAHKLVLPDEIPDKKFILLVGDSHLRSVADGIVPMPVGGLAFGVMSTPGACADLLRLEVSQAVLPREPDAVCVMAPSNNLTASRTVEEAGDAFERYLLAVLSRWPKVFCTSMIPRLVGSWERQDLFQQEYHRRSAKLGVSYVPIHDHLPRYRLKLWCRDGIHLSDNHGMPILTQLMWNASYQFLETHAPKPLVQHQVSRPQKASIVPRVVVKGVERIPPPRPSEWTFVRPSGKRNHSGEFEKTSNSPKKRVVVSKADDTSVALKECFIPLNPVRFSPSILAAMDTIAPADGPTDIQTTSVRHFKKAARRVQQEVASTPCINPLADVESVRSRKEVLDCDQLPSPHHQEASGCPGSVSGSVAAHAVMLPSGHHAHASPRGQSANTPSCVRSQVLLSSLVPETTVQNPVVNNFDKDKTILHNDDTILDSVLGSFHQGDGRFKYGGVQCAAITVVALTKHKQKSVFSWDFAVLDNVVELGDELYTDLRDNKKIRGGHEFLSVPDLPKEIDIEEQRFKLVYGDFVLGDVDVAEGELIDAGVYTPLLDGLKKMCTQHETCIMTLSGNTCAIICDNGRYAVVDSHARSADGMVDPTGQSVVLYFANLDNVFQHFQRFASELVGSQRLFEITGVDIVQMDTFKHVSEQTDDIDINPVIFVSDASTKDFHFSPVSRDVSQALSKCLNVKSAMVDESSPVPSCSTSVVNVDDDNSIVNNYTILSSLTGSFNQSDGRFKYGGVQCAAISLVALTKHNIQSVFSWDVAMLDNVVVLGDELYTHLRDSNLISAGNVFLSVPELPKEIVMGKQTFKLNYGDFVCGNVDIVEGELINAGVYTSLWDGLNKMCTQYETCLFTLGDNTCALLSEDGHYAIVDSHARSADGMVDPNGKSVILYFSSLDNVFRYILRFASKLNGTQKLFEISGVNIVQMDTFKNVSKQTRLAPTTGKEVRREESFTLSEPIKLQTDDIDINPVVFVSDVSTKDFHFNPISRDVSQVLSKRLNVKSAMVDESSRVIGELGVPCMNKSIVADGNCFFRALSQAVYSTQEYHRKIRLALVSQLKKNPQTYKTILRSEYSSVLQYLTSSRMQYVGSWATEVEIQAASDYFGINIFTYYNDKWLKYTSNSNFSQQAVYLENSNGNHYETVVCVKQPNTGTCYGYCGPVNSISGRYNTRHAPTEHLKCSVETVTLEPSSIDTDGVSVVHSNTLFTPMSADFCKTLCNRLKIDFEKHNSQESTSGGPLGNVCKTEHIIEDGNSFFRAVAHVISGSQKGHRKIRLAVVSYMSKNAEECENFLGKEHASVSEYIKKSQMNYVGHCATEVEFRTTASVVGLPIFINNGTEWVKYSSQTGNFVTEGLYLSNCNNHFEPVLCIRLGNKETCFGFCKVDSLSDNVNKCRRSTVMQLNADPNMEKMKMRKSFSRYLKRNKASAEASNYKTISAVKDKIKSQKKNAYKQNAAYRMKKISVTKFKYKCLLAHKEKVKRRAKHRAIFNYHHNLAYKEKVKHRVKHRAIFKYHHNLAYKEKVKHRAKHRAIFKYQHNLAYKEKVKHRVKHRAIFNYRHNLAHREKLKQVSVYKYRHNLAHQEKLKQVSVYKYRHNLAHRNKMKELSGKKYLNIEHKTCLIESIQHKRKLIKVNAQNFDFVVDQFLEKVKDGPDFVCCVCSRLLFRHQVLNCNQEYYRKTKEMSLIADKCISDNHLHICDDACRLPCKFNLCRNKLYICYTCHYKMGKCQIPPESSINKLTVDPIPPQLACLNTLEQHLIAMNIPFMKMLALPKGGQNGIHGPVTCVPANIVETCSLLPRTDMEGSLLPVKLKRKLTYKGHYDYQYVDTQHVQEGLQYLKRHNLHYKDVEFNESWINTFTQEDESSVLEEDSGSGKDEDTCIDGEDELLHDRQQHCMFQDTCLMPVDIGQEALDQYVDNILNVAPGEGNNPVKLLSDFTNEAKSFPVLFPSGSNTYYESRQFRLTLNRYFNNRLLHVDGRFANNVEYIFFAQYMSELEQVVSKVSIALRKGKSGESQKLGNLIQDQDSLSKLLEFDDGYRFLKPIRGTPAFWQSAQRDLLACVKMLGKPTWFASFSSADLRWTNLLYSILKQEGRTETVEQLEWADKCDLLRRNPVTAARMFDFRWHVFLREVLMSPANPIGKIEDYYYRVEFQQRGSPHCHCLFWVSGAPILDKNTDEEVIAFVDEYVTCELPSEDDSLHEVVSSVQQHSKRHSKTCRKKKTVCRFNFPRPASVRTFISRGEKYQDAVKTCKCDKTDSTVQCACAFQDKARKQEMDKEVASAILTKVKTAISSEDCPYNSVEGLFQGLGISQEVFEMAYKRFSRNTHVVLKREVNEIWINQYSKLLLKAWNANLDIQYCVDAYACCVYIISYMSKSEREIGLLLANSQREAAKDGNLSAKEALKTLGNVYLHNRDVCAQEAVYRLTNMHLKECSRKVVFVPTGDNIVKMSLPISVLRQKAASQELTSDDMWMTGLVDRYKKRPNDDVFNDMCLATFASEYRVLSKNEKCRNPIKLSNDLGFVTKRTRTKPAVVRYARFSETKDSEKFYQSILQLFLPYRHDSQLKLNCETFEEFYRTGLVRFFDRTNHSVKAVVDLNRGKFELESDHLDAVNNIVGDVMLEDAWCELCPAVEMERLECVEILKESEPTVSDEAEVIPDLAPCSNQTAHLEKRNTMSRGEGLALIRSLNEKQFSVFNQIRQWCVDKVNGNNPEPLHVFVTGGAGVGKSHLIRAIEYETQRLLSPSCRHPDNVCVVLTAPTGIAAYNLGATTIHTTLSIGKDVRLPYTPLGEEKLNSLRTKYCDLQLLIIDEISMVDHNLLSYVHGRLRQIKQTGDFSPFGNVSVVAVGDFFQLPPVKGKPLYSDGVGSNLWSSLFKVVQLTEVVRQKDAVFSGLLNRIRTHTKGTPLLPEDLKVLKTCETGEASSALHIFATNNQVNNHNIHQLCHVCPDYISITAKDYVNDKRTGKLKLLEGNHARASNTNLSEVLQLGKGARVMLCKNVDLIDGLVNGICGTLTEMVMLENDTFPKKVYVQFDDHRVGLQRRKTSQSLSANLAGSTPIEPEEERATVKGGLRRQFPLKLAWAVTVHKVQGLTLENAVVSFRKIFAPGQAYVALSRVTSLSGLTIQDFDEKRIYCKDDITVAVNEMTPFLTPNSQFDRFNSSAFTVFLMNVQSLNRHVKDLAFCTQHLQPNCIAVTETWVSTDRSDAVQIDGYSFYNCPRGLAYSSTHESLIAFQEQQHGGVGFYTADGVAFKMLQAPDVNLESLVYSFVNLHIVLGLIYRPPLYPLSLFKVNLTKLLDWLEVQSETLVLMGDFNDDILKSSTILKLLTDRGYAQIVKQPTTEKGTLIDHVYVKSNKYITEASVIPTYFSDHQGIMCDFTRL from the exons ATGCCTGGCAAAGAGTCCAAACGCAAGGCGGATGCTGCTAAGCGCAGCAATCGTCCAGCTCCGCCTATTCGTATCGGGATTCCAACGCACATCAATGATGATGTTAATT tTTCTGGAACTGGCTTTCGTCATCGAGTTCGTCGTTGGCCGACCAGTGTGATTTCTAACAAAGCTCACAAGTTGGTCCTTCCAGATGAGATTCCTGACAAGAAA TTCATCCTACTTGTTGGggactcccacttgaggtccgtgGCAGACGGCATAGTCCCTATGCCGGTTGGCGGCCTCGCTTTTGGTGTGATGTCCACTCCAGGAGCTTGTGCAGATCTTCTGCGCCTTGAGGTTTCACAGGCTGTGTTACCTCGGGAGCCTGATGCTGTTTGCGTCATGGCTCCTTCTAACAACCTTACGGCCAGCAGAACAGTTGAAGAGGCAGGGGATGCATTTGAGCGGTACCTTTTGGCTGTTCTCAGTCGctggcctaag gttttctgtACCTCCATGATTCCCCGTTTAGTTGGATCCTGGGAGCGTCAAGACCTGTTTCAGCAGGAGTACCACCGCAGATCGGCTAAGCTAG GTGTAAGTTATGTGCCGATCCACGATCACCTACCCAGGTACCGTCTTAAACTGTGGTGCCGTGATGGT ATCCACCTCAGTGATAATCACGGGATGCCTATACTCACGCAACTGATGTGGAATGCCTCCTATCAGTTCTTGGAGACACACGCACCAAAGCCACTGGTGCAGCACCAGGTGTCTCGTCCGCAGAAAGCGAGTATTGTGCCCCGTGTGGTTGTGAAGGGTGTGGAACGCATTCCACCTCCACGCCCTTCCGAATGGACGTTTGTGAGACCTAGCGGGAAG AGAAACCATTCAGGGGAATTTGAAAAGACTTCTAATTCCCCCAAGAAACGAGTGGTTGTTTCTAAG GCTGATGACACTTCAGTGGCCTTGAAGGAGTGTTTCATCCCCCTGAATCCCGTTAGGTTCTCACcttcaattctggctgccatggaCACGATTGCTCCAGCGGATGGTCCCACAGATATACAG aCTACATCTGTGCGACATTTTAAGAAAGCAGCTAGGCGTGTCCAGCAGGAG GTTGCATCCACACCTTGCATAAATCCTCTTGCAGACGTGGAGTCTGTTCGGTCTAGGAAGGAG GTGTTGGACTGTGACCAGCTGCCTTCACCCCACCATCAGGAGGCATCTGGTTGTCCTGGGTCTGTCTCTGGGTCTGTTGCTGCCCATGCTGTGATGCTTCCTTCTGGCCATCATGCGCATGCATCACCCAGAGGTCAGTCTGCTAACACCCCTTCTTGCGTGCGTTCACAGGTTTTGCTGTCATCTCTAGTTCCCGAGACAACTGTTCAAAATCCTGTTGTAAATAATTTTGATAAAGATAAAACAATTTTACACAACGATGATACAATTTTAGACTCTGTCCTAGGATCATTTCATCAGGGCGATGGGCGTTTTAAATATGGGGGAGTTCAGTGTGCAGCTATTACTGTTGTTGCTTTAACAAAGCACAAACAGAAGAGTGTTTTCTCTTGGGATTTTGCCGTGTTGGATAACGTTGTTGAGTTAGGAGATGAGCTGTACACAGATTTGCGCGACAACAAGAAGATTAGAGGTGGACATGAGTTTCTCTCTGTTCCAGACTTGCCAAAGGAAATTGACATAGAAGAACAGCGTTTTAAGCTTGTTTACGGGGATTTCGTTTTAGGAGATGTAGATGTAGCTGAAGGCGAGTTAATAGATGCTGGTGTGTACACTCCTCTCCTGGATGGATTGAAGAAGATGTGCACACAGCATGAAACTTGCATTATGACATTAAGTGGCAATACTTGTGCTATCATTTGTGATAATGGACGTTATGCTGTAGTAGATTCCCATGCACGCTCCGCAGACGGCATGGTAGACCCGACAGGACAGAGTGTAGTTCTGTACTTTGCGAACCTTGATaatgtttttcaacattttcagagATTTGCTAGTGAACTGGTGGGATCTCAGAGGTTATTTGAGATCACTGGAGTGGATATTGTTCAGATGGACACATTTAAACATGTATCTGAACAAACAGATGACATTGACATAAACCCTGTTATTTTTGTTAGTGATGCTAGTACTAAAGATTTTCATTTCAGTCCCGTTTCTAGAGACGTGTCACAGGCGTTGAGTAAATGTCTGAATGTGAAGTCTGCGATGGTTGATGAATCATCTCCTGTTCCTTCATGTAGCACAAGTGTggttaacgttgatgatgacaacagtaTTGTAAACAATTATACAATTTTAAGCTCACTTACAGGATCATTTAATCAGAGCGATGGGCGTTTTAAATATGGCGGCGTTCAGTGTGCAGCAATTAGTCTTGTTGCTTTAACTAAGCACAACATACAAAGTGTTTTTTCATGGGATGTTGCCATGTTAGacaatgttgttgttttgggCGATGAGCTGTACACACATTTGCGTGACAGTAATCTAATAAGTGCTGGGAATGTGTTTCTTTCTGTTCCAGAATTGCCAAAGGAAATCGTTATGGGCAAACagacttttaagttgaattatggCGATTTTGTTTGTGGAAATGTAGATATCGTTGAAGGCGAACTTATAAATGCTGGAGTGTACACTAGTCTTTGGGATGGTTTGAATAAGATGTGTACACAATAtgaaacatgtttatttacaCTTGGAGACAATACTTGCGCTTTACTTAGTGAAGATGGACATTATGCTATTGTTGATTCACATGCTCGTTCTGCAGATGGAATGGTTGATCCAAACGGTAAAAGTGTAATTCTATACTTTAGTAGTCTTGACAATGTTTTTAGATATATTCTGAGGTTTGCCAGTAAATTAAATGGAACTCAGAAGTTGTTTGAGATCAGTGGAGTTAACATTGTTCAGATggacacatttaaaaatgtttctaaACAAACAAGGTTGGCTCCAACAACAGGAAAGGAGGTTAGGCGTGAAGAGTCATTTACACTCTCGGAACCAATAAAGTTACAGACAGATGACATTGACATAAACCCTGTTGTTTTTGTTAGTGATGTTAGCACTAAAGATTTTCATTTCAATCCCATTTCTAGAGACGTGTCACAGGTTTTAAGTAAACGTCTGAATGTGAAGTCGGCAATGGTTGATGAATCATCTCGTGTGATTGGTGAATTGGGTGTACCATGCATGAATAAATCAATAGTGGCAGATGGAAACTGTTTTTTTAGAGCACTTAGTCAAGCTGTTTATAGCACCCAGGAATATCATAGAAAAATCCGTCTTGCTTTGGTCAGTCAGTTAAAAAAGAATCCTCAAACGTATAAAACCATTTTAAGAAGTGAGTATTCCTCAGTTTTGCAGTACCTCACCTCATCCAGGATGCAATACGTTGGCAGTTGGGCAACTGAAGTGGAAATTCAAGCTGCTTCTGATTATTTTGGCATTAACATATTTACTTACTATAATGATAAATGGCTTAAATACACTTCCAACAGCAACTTTTCACAGCAGGCTGTTTATTTGGAGAATAGTAATGGTAACCATTATGAGACAGTGGTTTGTGTAAAACAACCTAACACAGGAACTTGTTATGGTTATTGTGGCCCTGTAAATAGTATTTCTGGTAGATACAATACTCGACATGCCCCTACagaacatttaaaatgttcagtAGAAACTGTGACACTTGAGCCGAGTTCCATAGATACAGATGGTGTTAGTGTTGTTCATTCAAATACTTTATTTACTCCTATGTCTGCAGATTTTTGTAAAACTCTGTGTAATCGGTTGAAAATAGATTTTGAGAAACACAATTCTCAAGAGTCCACATCAGGTGGGCCTTTAGGAAATGTGTGTAAGACAGAACATATTATTGAAGATGGTAACAGTTTTTTTAGAGCTGTAGCTCATGTAATTAGTGGGTCACAGAAGGGCCATCGTAAGATCAGACTCGCTGTTGTTTCTTATATGTCCAAAAATGCTGAAGAGTGTGAGAACTTTCTGGGGAAAGAACATGCTTCTGTGTCAGAATACATAAAAAAGTCACAGATGAATTATGTCGGTCACTGTGCTACAGAAGTAGAATTTAGAACTACAGCCAGTGTTGTAGGATTACCCATATTTATCAACAATGGCACAGAGTGGGTCAAATATAGTTCTCAAACTGGTAATTTTGTCACTGAGGGACTATATTTGTCAAACTGTAATAATCATTTTGAACCCGTTCTTTGCATAAGACTGGGTAATAAAGAAACATGCTTTGGGTTTTGTAAAGTTGATTCTTTGTCAGACAACGTAAACAAATGCAGAAGGTCAACTGTGATGCAGTTAAATGCTGACCCAAACATGGAAAAGATGAAAATGAGGAAGAGTTTTTCTAGATATTTAAAGCGAAATAAGGCTTCTGCAGAAGCCTCTAATTATAAAACGATAAGTGCAgttaaagacaaaataaaaagtCAGAAAAAAAATGCATACAAGCAAAATGCTGCTTACAGAATGAAAAAGATCAGCGTGACCAAATTTAAATACAAATGTCTTCTTGCACATAAAGAGAAAGTTAAACGGAGAGCCAAACATAGGGCCATTTTcaactaccatcataatttggctTACAAAGAGAAAGTTAAACATAGGGTCAAACATAGGGCCATTTTCAAATACCATCATAATTTGGCTTACAAAGAGAAAGTTAAACATAGGGCCAAACATAGGGCCATTTTCAAATACCAGCATAATTTGGCTTACAAAGAGAAAGTTAAACATAGGGTCAAACATAGGGCCATTTTCAACTATCGTCATAACTTGGCTCATCGAGAGAAGCTTAAACAGGTGAGTGTGTATAAGTATCGTCATAACTTAGCTCATCAAGAGAAGCTTAAACAGGTGAGTGTGTATAAGTATCGTCATAATTTGGCTCATCGAAACAAAATGAAAGAGTTGAGTGGAAAGAAATACCTTAATATTGAGCATAAAACATGTTTAATAGAAAGTATCCAGCATAAAAGAAAGCTGATTAAAGTAAATGCACAAAACTTTGATTTTGTTGTAGATCAATTTTTAGAGAAAGTGAAAGATGGACCTGATTTTGTGTGTTGTGTCTGCTCACGTTTGTTGTTTAGACATCAGGTCTTAAATTGTAATCAAGAGTACTATAGAAAAACCAAAGAAATGTCACTTATAGCAGATAAATGTATAAGTGACAATCATCTGCACATTTGCGATGATGCCTGTAGATTACCTTGCAAATTTAATTTATGTAGAAATAAACTGTACATCTGTTACACGTGTCATTATAAAATGGGTAAATGTCAGATACCCCCAGAAAGTTCAATCAACAAGCTGACTGTTGATCCCATCCCACCTCAACTGGCATGTTTAAATACATTAGAGCAACATTTAATAGCGATGAATATACCCTTTATGAAAATGTTGGCTCTGCCCAAAGGTGGTCAGAATGGGATTCATGGTCCTGTCACTTGTGTACCTGCAAATATAGTGGAAACGTGCAGTTTGTTACCACGTACCGACATGGAGGGGTCTTTATTACCTGTAAAGTTAAAGCGTAAATTGACATATAAAGGACACTATGATTATCAGTATGTTGACACACAGCATGTTCAGGAAGGTCTTCAGTATTTAAAACGTCATAATTTGCATTATAAAGATGTAGAGTTCAATGAATCTTGGATTAACACATTTACTCAGGAAGATGAGTCATCTGTCCTGGAAGAGGATAGTGGTTCTGGTAAAGATGAAGATACTTGCATAGATGGAGAAGATGAGTTATTGCATGACAGACAACAACACTGTATGTTTCAGGACACCTGTCTCATGCCAGTAGATATAGGACAAGAAGCATTGGACCAGTATGTAGATAACATATTAAATGTAGCTCCAGGTGAAGGTAACAATCCAGTGAAATTGCTTTCAGATTTTACAAATGAAGCAAAAAGTTTTCCCGTCTTGTTTCCTTCAGGATCTAATACTTACTATGAAAGCAGACAATTTCGTTTGACTCTGAATCGGTATTTCAACAACAGGCTTCTTCATGTTGATGGTCGATTTGCCAACAatgtagaatatatattttttgcacaGTACATGTCTGAACTAGAGCAAGTTGTGTCCAAAGTTTCTATAGCTTTGCGTAAAGGTAAAAGCGGTGAATCTCAGAAGTTGGGTAATTTGATACAGGATCAGGATTCTTTAAGTAAGCTGTTAGAGTTTGATGATGGCTACCGGTTTCTTAAACCAATTCGCGGCACACCTGCTTTTTGGCAATCTGCTCAGCGAGACCTCCTGGCTTGTGTAAAAATGTTGGGCAAACCTACTTGGTTCGCATCATTTTCGTCAGCAGATTTGAGGTGGACTAACCTTCTTTATAGTATTTTGAAACAGGAAGGCAGAACAGAGACAGTGGAACAGCTGGAGTGGGCTGATAAATGTGACCTCCTACGTAGGAATCCAGTAACTGCTGCCCGAATGTTTGATTTTAGATGGCATGTCTTCTTAAgggaagtgctaatgtctcctgcCAATCCCATTGGTAAAATAGAAGATTATTATTATCGTGTTGAGTTCCAGCAGCGTGGTTCTCCTCACTGTCATTgccttttctgggtttctggtgctCCCATTTTAGATAAGAACACAGATGAGGAGGTCATTGCATTTGTTGATGAATATGTGACATGTGAACTTCCTTCTGAAGACGATTCACTACATGAAGTTGTCTCATCTGTCCAGCAGCACTCCAAACGGCATTCAAAGACttgtagaaagaaaaaaacagtttGTCGTTTTAATTTTCCACGGCCTGCATCTGTTAGAACTTTTATTAGCCGTGGCGAAAAGTATCAAGATGCAGTGAAGACATGCAAGTGTGATAAAACAGATAGCACTGTACAGTGTGCCTGTGCGTTTCAAGATAAAGCTCGTAAACAGGAAATGGACAAAGAAGTAGCAAGTGCCATTTTAACTAAAGTAAAGACTGCTATTTCTAGTGAAGACTGTCCATATAACAGTGTAGAAGGTCTGTTTCAGGGCCTGGGTATCAGTCAGGAAGTATTTGAGATGGCATATAAACGATTTAGTCGAAATACACATGTTGTTTTGAAAAGGGAAGTTAATGAAATCTGGATTAATCAGTATAGCAAGTTGCTGTTAAAAGCTTGGAATGCTAATCTTGATATCCAGTATTGCGTCGATGCTTATGCGTGctgtgtatacataatatcatacatgTCTAAAAGTGAACGGGAAATTGGCCTTCTGCTTGCTAATTCTCAAAGAGAAGCAGCCAAAGATGGTAATCTTAGTGCTAAAGAGGCCTTGAAGACTCTTGGTAATGTTTATCTTCATAATCGGGATGTTTGTGCTCAAGAAGCAGTCTACAGGCTAACTAACATGCATCTAAAGGAGTGTTCTAGGAAAGTTGTGTTTGTCCCCACCGGTGATAATATAGTGAAAATGAGTTtgcctatttctgttttgaggcaAAAAGCAGCATCACAGGAGCTTACTTCAGATGACATGTGGATGACCGGATTAGTTGATCGTTATAAGAAGAGGCCAAATGATGATGTGTTCAATGATATGTGCCTGGCTACGTTTGCATCAGAATATCGTGTTTTGAGTAAAAACGAAAAATGTAGAAATCCTATAAAGTTAAGTAATGATTTAGGATTTGTTACAAAAAGAACTCGGACTAAACCAGCGGTTGTTCGTTACGCGCGTTTCTCTGAAACCAAAGACTCAGAGAAATTTTATCAAAGCATTTTGCAGCTGTTTTTACCGTACCGCCATGATAGTCAACTTAAGCTTAACTGTGAAACTTTTGAGGAATTTTACAGAACTGGTTTAGTTAGATTTTTTGATAGAACAAACCACTCGGTAAAGGCTGTTGTAGATTTAAATCGGGGTAAATTTGAGTTAGAATCCGATCATTTGGACGCTGTGAATAATATAGTCGGTGATGTAATGTTAGAAGATGCATGGTGTGAGTTGTGTCCGGCAGTTGAAATGGAACGTTTAGAGTGTGTTGAAATACTGAAAGAATCAGAACCAACAGTAAGTGACGAGGCAGAAGTAATCCCAGATTTGGCTCCATGTTCAAACCAAACTGCACATTTAGAGAAGAGAAACACGATGAGTAGAGGTGAAGGTCTGGCATTGATTAGGTCTTTaaatgaaaaacagttttctgtttttaatcaaATCAGGCAGTGGTGTGTAGATAAAGTTAATGGTAATAACCCTGAACCACTGCATGTTTTTGTTACAGGCGGGGCGGGCGTTGGGAAAAGTCATTTAATTCGAGCAATAGAGTATGAAACACAGAGATTACTGTCACCAAGCTGTAGACATCCTGATAATGTATGTGTAGTATTAACAGCTCCTACTGGGATTGCAGCATACAATTTAGGTGCAACAACAATCCACACTACACTGTCTATAGGAAAGGATGTACGCTTACCGTACACTCCTCTGGGTGAAGAAAAACTAAATTCTTTACGTACAAAATATTGTGATTTGCAGCTTCTTATTATTGATGAAATATCAATGGTCGATCATAACCTGTTGTCCTATGTTCATGGTAGATTACGTCAAATTAAACAAACGGGTGATTTTTCACCTTTTGGAAATGTCAGTGTAGTGGCTGTTGGAGATTTCTTCCAGCTACCTCCTGTTAAAGGGAAGCCACTCTATTCTGATGGTGTAGGTAGCAACTTATGGTCAAGCCTATTTAAAGTTGTACAGTTAACTGAAGTcgttagacagaaagatgctgtGTTTTCTGGACTGCTAAATAGAATCAGAACTCATACAAAAGGTACACCATTGTTACCTGaggatttaaaggttttaaaaacTTGTGAAACAGGTGAGGCGAGCTCAGCATTGCACATATTTGCAACAAATAATCAAGTAAATAATCACAACATTCATCAGTTATGTCACGTTTGTCCTGATTACATATCAATTACAGCCAAAGATTATGTTAATGATAAAAGAACAGGCAAACTAAAGTTGTTGGAAGGGAATCATGCCAGAGCTTCTAATACTAACTTGTCCGAAGTGTTACAGTTGGGGAAGGGTGCTCGTGTAATGTTGTGTAAAAATGTGGATCTCATTGACGGTTTAGTAAACGGAATTTGTGGTACATTGACAGAAATGGTAATGTTAGAAAATGACACCTTTCCTAAAAAGGTTTATGTTCAGTTTGATGACCATCGTGTAGGCTTGCAGAGGAGGAAAACCTCCCAGTCTCTGTCAGCAAATTTAGCTGGATCTACACCTATTGAACCCGAGGAGGAAAGGGCCACTGTTAAAGGTGGATTACGTCGACAATTTCCTCTTAAATTAGCTTGGGCGGTTACGGTTCATAAAGTTCAGGGACTCACTCTTGAAAACGCCGTTGTTAGTTTTAGGAAAATATTTGCACCAGGTCAAGCATATGTAGCACTTAGCCGTGTAACAAGTCTTTCAGGACTCACAATTCAGGACTTTGATGAAAAACGAATCTATTGTAAAGATGACATCACAGTTGCAGTTAACGAAATGACCCCTTTTTTGACTCCAAACTCACAGTTCGACAGATTTAACTCTTCTGCATTCACTGTGTTTTTAATGAATGTCCAAAGTCTGAATCGACACGTTAAAGACTTGGCTTTCTGCACACAGCATTTGCAACCTAATTGCATTGCTGTCACAGAAACATGGGTATCTACAGACAGATCAGATGCAGTACAGATTGATGGCTATAGTTTTTACAACTGCCCACGAGGTTTAGCTTATTCTAGTACCCATGAGTCATTGATTGCTTTTCAAGAACAACAACATGGTGGTGTTGGCTTTTATACTGCAGATGGTGTGGCATTTAAAATGTTGCAGGCTCCAGACGTCAACTTGGAGAGTTTAGTGTATAGCTTTGTTAACTTACACATAGTACTTGGACTCATTTATCGACCTCCTTTGTATCCCCTTTCTTTGTTTAAAGTAAATTTAACAAAGTTGCTTGATTGGCTGGAGGTACAAAGTGAGACATTAGTACTAATGGGAGATTTTAATGATGACATTTTAAAATCATCAACAATATTAAAACTTTTGACTGACAGAGGCTATGCCCAAATAGTCAAACAGCCAACAACCGAGAAAGGCACTTTAATAGATCATGTCTATGTAAAATCCAACAAGTATATAACAGAAGCATCTGTTATTCCAacatattttagtgatcatcaggGCATCATGTGTGATTTTACACGGCTTTAG